The genomic interval TGCCGGAACATGCCAGTCGTCTCACGCTCGTCCTGCGCTCTCTGACGGACCGTCGTCAGGATCTCGGGGATCGCTTCCTGACCCAGCGCCTCCCGAAGCAGCTCGATGACCGGGCCGGCCGCCACGGAGGAGCACTGGCGCGGATCCCCCACCGCCAGGATCCGGAACCTCCCGTTGGCGGTGCGTAATCGCATCAGCCGGAGCAGGTCGCGAGTGCCGACCTGCCCGAGTTCGTCGATGACGACGACCGTGTCCGGCCCAAGGGCGATCTTGCCCCGCTCGCCATCCTGCAGGAGCTTGGCCAAGGCGAGACAGCGTTCCGTCGGGATGCCGGTTTCGGTCAACGCGCGCGTCTGCTTCCATCCAAGCGACGTCCCGAACACATGGGCGCCTGCGGCGGTGTAGGCGTAGACCAGGGGCTGCAGCAGAGTCGTCTTGCCGCTGCCCGCAACGCCGATCACCGCGGTGAAGGCCGCACCGCTCCCAAGCCTGTCCATTGCTTCGCGCTGCGTGCGGCCATGCTCCGTCCCGGAAAAGTCCCGGCCCGATCGGGACACCGCTGTGGTGATCGCCTTTGCGCTGAGTGCCCCGCGCTGCTCCGCGGCTGCCTCGCGGACGAGATCGATCAACTCGCCTTCCCGCTCGACGTGCAGTCCGGTGGTGTAAGACCGGGCCGCGCGCTGCCAGCCTGTCCCGTCTATGTCGGCGCCAGGAGCCCCGGGAAGGAGCGTGACGGTTCGGCCCTCCTGGCGGATGCCGCGGGTGTGGAGGAGCTCGAGGACGCATTCGACCTCGTCCGCCCGCTCGATCCCGGCGGCGATCAACGAGCGGGCCGCAGCCAACCGCACCTGGCTCTCCGGCAGGACTGCCGTGTTCTCCAGCTTCGGCTCCAGCAAGTCGAGGGCGACCGCATAAGCTCGCTCCAAGCGATGCGCTCGGGTCGGTCTCGGCCGCGAAGGCTCGGTACCGAGCACGCTGAGATGTTCGTAGCCCAGGCCGGCCGCTTCGGCCTGCCAGCTCGAACGGTCGCCGAGGTCGTCCCGCTTGGCCCCGCGCGGATCGCCCTGGACAGCTTGTTTCAGCAGTGCGATGCGAGAGCGCTCCTCGAGTTCATCCCAATCGAGCCCCAGCTTCCCAGCTTGAGCGTAGGCAGCCGCCGTGCCGACCGCCGTGCGTTTGGCGAACGCAGCGCGGACATCATCCGGGATCGCAGTGATCCGGGCACAGCCGTGCTGCGGATCGAGCGCGGCCGCGATGCCAGCGCGCCGCAGGTTCCGCGCGAGGTTGGCCTGGAAGATCGCCCCAAGCTCGTGCACCCGTCCCTTCAGCCGTTGTAGATCGAGGCCGCCGATTCGACCATCCGCGGTCCGGACAATGTTGAGAACAGGACAATGGATATGGAGCTGGGCGTCACCGGCGGCGCCAGGGGTCGGCCGGCTGGTCCAATGATCGAAGGCGATCCACGCGATCGCGCCGGCCTCGGAGCCCCCGGCTCCGGCCTTTCCCCGGCGTGCCCGGCCGATCTGAGGAGCGACCGCATCGGCCATCGTCGCATGGACGGCCTCCTCAAGGGCGAGCGCGATCACGGCCGCTTCTTCGGGAGTGGGAGCGAGGGCCCAGGCGATCGACACGGATTTGTCGGCGCTCCAGCACAAGTCGATGAACGTGACGCGCTCACCGGCCTGGACTTGCTTGCCCCGAATTGGCCGGCCGTCGGCGCGGTGGCCGGCGAGCAGGTTCGCCACAGTGCGGAGGTCGAGCGGGTTGGCCGGATCCAAGCCGAGCAGCTGCGCGAGGCGGGGATCGAGATCGGCGCGCAACCGCGGTGCCGGACGGCCGGCATCCGGTCCGGCGTCGATATCGCGCGCCCAACCATAATAGGCTGCGACTTCCTTGAGGTCGGGAGGAAGCGTCACCTGCATGTAGTGCCGCGCCATCGCCAGCGCGGGCGTGGTGACCCGTCCGGTCAGATAAGTGAGCACGCGCGATCCTAGGGCTTCCCGGGCGGTACTCCACCGACCTGACAGCAGATCACGCTTAGCAGATCGCCGTTGAGCTTCAGTAGTTGGGTGATCTGATTGAGATTCCGATTCAGCGGACTGAACTCGCTGCTTTCGCCCGGAGCCGCTGCGGCCTTGAGCACCTGCTCCAGCATCTTGGTGTGATCTTCAGCGATCTGAACGAGGGCGTCCATCGTCCGGGATATCGCGAAGAGCTGGTCGCCGAGGCGTTCGAGGGTCCAGGGAGCTGCAGCGCCAGGGTTGAGTTGCGTCATCTTGCCGGACATCGTGATCGTATCCTTCGCATCTGCACCAAGGGGTGCCTTGGTCTGTTGGGGATTTTCAGGGGTCGCAATTGGCGGATCGGTGGCGGGTCGCGCGCCGATCCGGGACGGATCGGCCGTGCCTCATCGGCAGGTCCGAGGTTCGGGAATGTCCTTTCGGTGGTGGATTCGCTGCGGGTCCACGCTCCGGACCCGGGGGCCGCGGTCCAGCGGGTCGGATCCGGGGCAGCGGGCAGCTGAGCGACGTGCGTCCGCCGGGGGAGCGCGGAGGACGCCGTGTCAGGTGCCGGGCGGTGTCTGGGCCGGAGGAACAGTCAGCTGCATGTCGCAGTATCGGCGATCGCGCTGGTAGCCATACTGCGCGAGATCCCGGCACCGCGCGATGAGGGGACGTGGGTCGTTGAGCGGGATGAGATCGCTCCACATCCGGGCCGAGAGCGCGTCGAGACCGAACGTCCGTTGCAGACGCTCCGCGGCCGTGTAGGGGGTACCGAAGGTCTCCCGCGCGCCGAGGTCGTAGCCGCCGACGGCCCCGACGAGCAGGCTCGCCACCACGAGACCCGCCAGCAGGCTACCGTTGCGCATGACGGCCGCGTTCAGGTCGAGGCGCGTGGCCCGCTCGATCCGATCGGCACGGTCCTCGAAGGTCCGGTCGAAAGCGGCCAGCTTCGCGAGAGTGCCCGCGACCGCCGCCTCGGCCACCGCAATCTGTTCGGCGGCCTCCTCAACCTCACCTGAGGCCTTTCCAATCTGCGTCGCGACCTGACGGGTTTGACCCACGAGGGTCGCGAGCTCCTCTCGCCCCTGGCGCTGGGCAGCGGTCTGCTCGGCCCGTGCCCGATCCGTGACCAGACCGAGGGCGCACAAGGAGACGACGACTTTGTGGTAGGGGTCATGCGTGGAGAGGCCGGTCGCTTGGTAGCTCGTGAACAGGCTGTTGATGTGCGTTTCGAGCTGCGTGGCCTTGCCATCCGCCAGCGGGGAGCCGGCGGACGCAGGGGCCTTGTCGGGTGGGATGCGGTCCGCCATGGCATCAGGCCTCCAGATCCTGCAGCAAGCTCTCGACAGGCGCGAAGCGCAGCC from Methylobacterium sp. AMS5 carries:
- the mobF gene encoding MobF family relaxase translates to MLTYLTGRVTTPALAMARHYMQVTLPPDLKEVAAYYGWARDIDAGPDAGRPAPRLRADLDPRLAQLLGLDPANPLDLRTVANLLAGHRADGRPIRGKQVQAGERVTFIDLCWSADKSVSIAWALAPTPEEAAVIALALEEAVHATMADAVAPQIGRARRGKAGAGGSEAGAIAWIAFDHWTSRPTPGAAGDAQLHIHCPVLNIVRTADGRIGGLDLQRLKGRVHELGAIFQANLARNLRRAGIAAALDPQHGCARITAIPDDVRAAFAKRTAVGTAAAYAQAGKLGLDWDELEERSRIALLKQAVQGDPRGAKRDDLGDRSSWQAEAAGLGYEHLSVLGTEPSRPRPTRAHRLERAYAVALDLLEPKLENTAVLPESQVRLAAARSLIAAGIERADEVECVLELLHTRGIRQEGRTVTLLPGAPGADIDGTGWQRAARSYTTGLHVEREGELIDLVREAAAEQRGALSAKAITTAVSRSGRDFSGTEHGRTQREAMDRLGSGAAFTAVIGVAGSGKTTLLQPLVYAYTAAGAHVFGTSLGWKQTRALTETGIPTERCLALAKLLQDGERGKIALGPDTVVVIDELGQVGTRDLLRLMRLRTANGRFRILAVGDPRQCSSVAAGPVIELLREALGQEAIPEILTTVRQRAQDERETTGMFRQGRAAEALSRKRRDGTARLVPGSPAAVAEVVADLWTERHAEHVDDPTYSLSVSAPTNADALMLAGAIRARRRKAGELIGPDHLVQATDNVGRKFEVTLAVGDRVRLFARTPARSSSGQTFEIGVNGSVLEIETIEPEGIRLRDVGGRSGLVAWTTLLHPDGDPAEPRYRLGYGDVLTIDSIQGVTSEESLFVMPNGSASVDAFRGYTAASRHRARSYLICGETAERVAIAGQRPIGARRPVTDDEIWDRVAANLSREPTVVTATALVSRAREVAADARRTLPLALAPLEACARRGLTRVSLKRGFVRGREVAALTDWAEMIAEPIARQLADTAVMADTLSRRDEGGVSRKAIEGLELGGFARGRVLRRLEQWAEEIGELLERQRARTLDFLRGLSDPDRNVMMRPGPIARQFGRRRDMERLDGWGHSLTEWLDLQVRTTRALLTAISKEPMSGGVSQAVEHKTQPIATTVEPEEAGLRRKQARRRRGAKVGSGLEI